The following are encoded together in the Pedobacter sp. D749 genome:
- a CDS encoding serine hydrolase domain-containing protein, with translation MNISARILIIPILFSLAFTSAHAQELSASDSIDVFLKTKMRERNIPALQIAVVRNDKMVKDTTFGVANLEYNIKANNETVFSINSITKAFVGIAIMQLSEAGKLKISDPISLHLDGLPEAWKKITIKQAMSHISGLPDIMDADEQVLGHNDEREAMEKVKALPMVFNPGEKFSYNQTGYVLLGQLITKLSGMHFTQFIQERQFDVAGMPLTRFGDSYDVIPNYAGAYTMTRQMGDNFVRNKVPGHAYMQFPVFFRTAAGIQSTATDLARWIMAINGGKLLKRPSSIDSLWKPAVLNNGKIGGFNRLTNGYALGWPTVTREEHPAVGPVGGGRSALFVYLKDNLSIVVLTNLMQGNPDQFIDEIAGYYIPEMHQVNGFGLPSNLKKLRAELLKTGFEKGVEVVSELKRKDRSFQVSENELNGWGYQLLSQKNFKAALSVFKLNVALYPQSANAYDSLAETFEMLDSKAEAMSNYKKSLALDPKNKHAAERIDALIKN, from the coding sequence ATGAATATTTCTGCACGTATTTTAATCATCCCGATCTTATTTAGTTTAGCCTTCACCTCAGCGCACGCGCAGGAATTATCTGCGTCTGACAGTATTGATGTTTTTCTGAAAACCAAAATGCGGGAACGCAATATTCCTGCGCTCCAGATAGCTGTGGTAAGAAATGATAAAATGGTTAAGGACACCACTTTTGGTGTCGCCAACCTGGAGTACAATATCAAAGCTAATAACGAAACTGTTTTTTCCATCAATTCCATTACCAAGGCCTTTGTTGGTATTGCCATTATGCAGCTGAGTGAAGCGGGTAAGCTGAAGATTTCTGATCCTATATCTTTACATTTGGATGGTTTGCCTGAAGCCTGGAAGAAAATTACCATTAAGCAGGCAATGAGCCATATTTCTGGCCTGCCGGACATAATGGATGCCGATGAGCAGGTTTTGGGACATAACGATGAACGAGAGGCTATGGAGAAAGTTAAAGCTTTACCGATGGTATTTAATCCTGGCGAAAAATTCAGCTATAACCAGACTGGCTATGTGCTTTTAGGACAGTTGATTACTAAATTGAGCGGTATGCATTTTACGCAATTTATACAGGAACGTCAATTTGATGTGGCGGGAATGCCCTTGACCCGATTTGGCGATTCGTATGATGTTATTCCGAACTATGCAGGCGCTTATACCATGACCAGGCAAATGGGAGATAACTTTGTCCGTAATAAAGTGCCGGGTCATGCTTATATGCAGTTTCCGGTCTTTTTTAGAACTGCCGCAGGTATTCAATCCACTGCAACTGATCTGGCCCGTTGGATTATGGCTATAAATGGTGGAAAGTTACTGAAGAGACCGTCCAGTATTGATTCCTTATGGAAGCCGGCTGTGCTGAACAATGGTAAAATCGGCGGCTTCAACCGCCTTACAAACGGCTATGCGCTGGGCTGGCCCACTGTTACCAGGGAAGAGCATCCTGCTGTTGGCCCGGTGGGCGGAGGAAGATCGGCTTTATTTGTTTATCTGAAAGACAACCTTTCTATTGTCGTACTCACTAACCTGATGCAGGGAAACCCGGACCAGTTTATTGATGAGATCGCGGGTTATTATATTCCGGAAATGCATCAGGTTAATGGCTTTGGTCTGCCATCAAACCTTAAAAAACTCCGGGCTGAACTGTTGAAAACGGGTTTTGAGAAAGGTGTTGAGGTGGTCTCTGAACTAAAAAGGAAAGACCGATCTTTTCAGGTTTCGGAAAATGAGCTAAACGGCTGGGGTTATCAGCTTTTGTCTCAAAAGAATTTTAAAGCGGCATTGTCTGTTTTTAAATTAAATGTGGCCCTATATCCTCAAAGTGCGAATGCTTACGATAGCCTGGCTGAAACATTTGAAATGTTGGATAGCAAGGCTGAGGCAATGTCAAACTATAAAAA